A single region of the Bacteroides luhongzhouii genome encodes:
- a CDS encoding DUF5686 and carboxypeptidase-like regulatory domain-containing protein translates to MRLMKKGTLTLFLLLAISIPLSAQYVVQGVVTDSLTKEPLPYASVRLKDTTEGTTTGSDGRFYFKTHRSEAVLVISVIGYDDYIRTIRPARNAFYKVALAPTEYALGEVVVKPKREHYRKKDNPAVEFVRRMIESRDNYSPYEKDFWQRERYEKTTFALNNFDEEKQKKWLYRKFDFLTEYVDTSAVTGKPILTVSARELLATDYYRKSPHSEKQWVKGRKQASVDEFLSKQGMQAAINEVFKDVDIYENNISLFTNKFVSPLSRIGTGFYKYYLMDTLQIAGEPCADLAFTPFNSESFGFNGHLYVTLDSTYFVKRAVFNFPQKINLNFVDYMLLEQEFKRAEDGTRLLDHESITVEFKLTEGQDGIFARRVADYSNYTFTPTAESDKAFTKPERIIEETEALSRPETFWAENRPEAAISRQENSVDRLMTQLRSYPVYYWTEKVLSILFTGYIPTSKEAPLFYIGPMNATISGNALEGPRIRAGGMTTAWLNPHLFGKGYVAYGFKDERVKGLAELEYSFKKKKEYANEFPIHSLKLRYESDVNQYGQNYLYTSKDNVFLALKREKDDRIGYFRQAEMTYTNEFYSGFSFQLTARTRKDDSSYLIPFLKKEGDAYTPVKDFSISAAELKLRYAPNEKFFQTQWNRFPVSLDAPVFTLSHTISGKGVLGSDYTYNHTEAGVQKRFWFSAFGYTDVILKAGKVWDKVPFPLLIMPNANLSYTIQPESYSLMNAMEFMNDEYFSWDVTYFLNGWLFNRVPLLKKLKWREIVSCRGLYGHLSDKNNPALSDGLFAFPIENTQTMGKTPYVEAGVGIENIFKVLRLDYIWRLTYRDSPGIDRSGLRISLHMTF, encoded by the coding sequence ATGAGATTAATGAAAAAAGGCACATTGACGCTCTTTCTTTTATTGGCTATCAGTATTCCGCTTAGTGCGCAGTATGTGGTACAAGGGGTAGTGACTGATTCTCTGACCAAAGAACCTTTGCCTTATGCATCTGTACGCTTAAAAGATACGACTGAAGGAACTACTACCGGAAGCGACGGGCGTTTTTACTTCAAGACTCATCGCTCGGAAGCAGTGCTTGTAATCTCTGTAATCGGTTATGATGACTATATCCGTACCATTCGTCCTGCCCGTAATGCATTCTATAAAGTAGCACTTGCGCCTACCGAATACGCGCTTGGCGAAGTAGTGGTCAAACCCAAACGTGAGCACTATCGGAAGAAAGATAATCCTGCCGTAGAATTTGTCCGCCGTATGATTGAAAGCCGTGACAACTACTCTCCCTATGAGAAAGACTTCTGGCAACGCGAACGTTATGAAAAGACCACCTTTGCGTTGAATAACTTCGATGAAGAGAAACAGAAAAAATGGCTATATCGTAAATTTGATTTCCTGACCGAATACGTAGATACTTCTGCCGTTACCGGTAAACCGATTCTGACGGTATCAGCCCGTGAACTGCTTGCCACAGACTATTACCGGAAATCTCCCCATTCTGAGAAGCAATGGGTGAAAGGACGCAAACAGGCCAGTGTTGATGAATTTCTCTCTAAACAAGGGATGCAGGCAGCCATCAATGAAGTCTTTAAAGACGTCGATATCTACGAAAACAACATTTCCCTGTTTACAAATAAGTTTGTCAGTCCCTTGTCCCGTATCGGTACAGGCTTTTATAAATATTACCTGATGGACACGTTGCAGATTGCCGGAGAGCCTTGTGCAGACCTCGCTTTCACACCTTTCAATTCCGAATCTTTCGGTTTCAACGGACACCTGTATGTGACGCTCGACTCTACTTACTTTGTTAAACGTGCCGTATTCAACTTTCCCCAAAAGATAAACCTGAACTTTGTGGACTATATGTTGCTCGAGCAGGAATTTAAGCGTGCCGAAGACGGAACGCGCCTGCTCGATCATGAAAGCATCACTGTTGAGTTTAAACTGACCGAAGGGCAGGACGGTATTTTTGCCCGCCGGGTAGCGGATTACAGCAACTACACCTTTACGCCGACTGCCGAATCCGACAAAGCCTTCACCAAACCCGAACGTATTATTGAAGAGACGGAAGCCCTGTCGCGTCCCGAAACATTCTGGGCTGAGAATCGCCCGGAAGCCGCCATCTCCCGGCAGGAGAACTCGGTAGACCGCCTGATGACACAATTACGCAGTTATCCGGTATACTACTGGACAGAGAAAGTGCTTTCCATTCTCTTTACGGGATATATTCCTACCTCCAAAGAAGCGCCGCTTTTTTATATCGGTCCGATGAATGCCACTATCAGCGGTAACGCATTGGAAGGCCCCCGTATCCGTGCCGGAGGTATGACTACCGCCTGGCTCAATCCGCACCTGTTTGGCAAAGGTTATGTGGCTTACGGTTTTAAAGATGAAAGAGTGAAAGGATTGGCGGAACTGGAATATTCTTTCAAAAAGAAAAAAGAATACGCCAACGAATTTCCTATCCATTCACTGAAATTGCGTTACGAATCAGATGTGAACCAGTACGGACAAAATTACCTGTATACAAGTAAAGACAACGTGTTTCTGGCTTTGAAACGCGAGAAAGACGACCGTATCGGCTATTTCCGGCAGGCGGAGATGACCTATACCAATGAGTTCTATTCCGGTTTTTCTTTCCAGTTGACAGCACGCACACGGAAAGATGACTCCTCCTACTTGATTCCTTTTTTAAAGAAAGAAGGAGATGCCTACACTCCGGTAAAAGATTTCTCTATCAGTGCCGCAGAGTTGAAACTGCGTTATGCTCCGAACGAGAAATTCTTCCAGACCCAATGGAACCGTTTTCCCGTATCGTTGGATGCGCCGGTGTTTACCCTGTCGCATACCATTTCCGGAAAAGGAGTGTTGGGTAGCGATTACACTTACAATCATACCGAAGCCGGTGTCCAGAAACGTTTCTGGTTTTCCGCGTTCGGCTATACGGACGTTATATTGAAAGCTGGTAAAGTGTGGGATAAAGTTCCTTTTCCGTTGCTTATCATGCCTAACGCCAACCTTTCTTATACCATCCAACCGGAATCCTACTCGTTGATGAATGCGATGGAGTTTATGAACGATGAGTATTTCTCGTGGGATGTTACTTATTTCCTCAACGGCTGGCTGTTCAACCGAGTGCCGTTGTTGAAAAAACTAAAATGGAGGGAAATAGTTTCCTGCCGTGGATTATATGGACATTTGAGCGATAAAAACAATCCGGCTTTGAGTGACGGTTTGTTTGCTTTTCCGATAGAAAACACGCAAACAATGGGGAAAACGCCTTACGTGGAGGCGGGTGTCGGTATCGAAAACATTTTCAAGGTATTGCGTTTAGACTATATCTGGAGGCTCACTTATCGTGATTCGCCCGGGATTGACAGATCAGGCTTGAGGATAAGTCTCCACATGACCTTTTAA
- a CDS encoding sensor histidine kinase, with the protein MRIKGFFYILVFLLLALGSVLLFLSSQLNAIFFYIGEGLILFILIYLTFFYRKIVKPLNTIGSGMELLREQDFSSRLSPVGQYEADRVVNIFNRMMEQLKNERLRLREQNNFLDLLIKASPMGVIITSLDEDLSELNPMALKMLGVRLEDVQGKKMKEIDSPLALELADLPKGETVTVRLNDSNIYRCTHSSFVDRGFQHPFYLVETLTDEVMKAEKKAYEKVIRMIAHEVNNTTAGITSTLDTVEQALSCEEGMEDICDVMRVCTDRCFSMSRFITRFADVVKIPEPTLSSVNLNDLVFTCKRFMEGMCNDRRITLRMEIDESMKDVMLDAALFEQVLVNIIKNAAESIETDGEIIVRTLAPATVEVIDNGQGISKETEAKLFSPFFSTKPNGQGIGLIFIREVLMRHGCTFSLRTYADGLTRFRIIFP; encoded by the coding sequence GTGCGTATAAAAGGATTTTTTTACATCTTGGTCTTTTTGCTGCTGGCATTAGGTAGTGTATTGCTGTTCCTTTCCAGTCAACTGAATGCAATCTTTTTCTACATAGGGGAGGGGCTGATACTTTTCATCCTCATTTATCTGACCTTTTTCTATCGTAAGATCGTGAAGCCGTTGAATACAATCGGAAGTGGTATGGAACTGTTGCGTGAACAGGATTTCAGTAGCCGTCTTAGCCCTGTAGGTCAATATGAAGCCGACCGTGTGGTGAATATCTTCAACCGCATGATGGAACAGCTCAAGAATGAACGTCTCCGCCTGCGTGAACAGAATAATTTTCTCGATTTGTTGATTAAAGCTTCTCCGATGGGAGTGATTATAACTTCTTTGGATGAAGACCTTTCAGAATTGAATCCGATGGCTTTGAAGATGCTGGGTGTCCGTTTGGAAGACGTACAAGGCAAGAAGATGAAAGAGATTGATTCTCCGTTAGCACTGGAATTGGCCGACCTGCCGAAAGGAGAGACGGTAACCGTCCGTCTGAACGACTCGAATATCTACCGGTGCACTCATTCTTCATTTGTTGATCGTGGATTTCAGCATCCCTTCTACTTGGTAGAAACCCTCACCGACGAAGTGATGAAAGCGGAAAAGAAAGCCTATGAGAAAGTGATCCGCATGATTGCCCACGAAGTGAACAACACGACTGCCGGCATTACTTCCACACTGGATACGGTAGAACAAGCCCTTTCCTGCGAAGAAGGAATGGAAGACATCTGCGACGTGATGCGTGTATGTACCGACCGTTGTTTCTCGATGAGTCGTTTCATTACCCGCTTTGCCGATGTGGTGAAAATCCCCGAGCCGACACTTTCTTCTGTCAACCTGAATGATTTGGTTTTCACCTGCAAGCGGTTTATGGAAGGAATGTGCAATGACCGTCGCATCACCCTCCGCATGGAAATAGACGAAAGCATGAAAGATGTGATGCTGGATGCCGCTTTGTTTGAACAAGTACTTGTGAATATCATCAAGAATGCTGCGGAAAGCATTGAAACCGATGGGGAAATAATAGTCCGCACCCTCGCTCCGGCCACTGTTGAAGTGATAGATAACGGTCAGGGAATCAGCAAAGAAACAGAAGCTAAACTGTTCAGTCCTTTCTTCTCCACCAAACCGAACGGTCAGGGAATCGGACTCATCTTTATTCGCGAAGTGCTGATGCGTCATGGATGCACATTCTCTTTGCGAACCTATGCCGACGGACTGACCCGATTCCGTATTATTTTCCCCTAA
- a CDS encoding sigma-54-dependent transcriptional regulator: MILIIDDDSAVRSSLSFMLKRAGYEAQTVPGPREAIEVVRSVAPDLILMDMNFTLSTTGEEGLTLLKQVKIFRPETPVILMTAWGSIQLAVQGMQAGAFDFITKPWNNAALLQRIETALQLSGTPQEPTLEQSDSFNRSHIIGRSQGLMDVLNTIARIAKTNASVLITGESGTGKELIAEAIHINSQRAKHPFVKVNLGGISQSLFESEMFGHKKGAFTDASADRIGRFEMANKGTIFLDEIGDLDLSCQVKLLRVLQDQTFEVLGDSRPRKTDIRVVSATNADLRKMVGERTFREDLFYRINLITVKLPALRERREDIPLLARHFADRQAVTNGLPRTEFSADAMQFLSRLPYPGNIRELKNLVERTILVSGKPLLDASDFDAQYIRHDGARVTEGTALAGMTLDEIERRTILQALERYKGNLSQVATALGISRAALYRRLEKYNITV; encoded by the coding sequence ATGATTCTGATAATTGATGATGATAGCGCAGTGCGTTCTTCGCTTAGCTTCATGTTGAAGCGGGCAGGATATGAAGCACAGACCGTTCCCGGTCCACGGGAAGCTATAGAAGTAGTGCGTTCCGTAGCTCCGGATTTAATCCTGATGGATATGAACTTCACTCTTTCTACAACGGGTGAGGAGGGTTTAACCCTGCTTAAACAAGTAAAAATATTCCGTCCTGAAACACCAGTGATATTGATGACCGCTTGGGGAAGTATCCAGCTTGCCGTGCAAGGAATGCAGGCAGGAGCTTTTGATTTCATTACGAAGCCCTGGAATAATGCCGCCTTGTTGCAACGTATCGAAACGGCACTCCAACTTTCGGGCACTCCACAGGAACCAACACTGGAACAGAGTGATTCTTTCAACCGCAGCCACATCATCGGGCGTAGCCAGGGATTGATGGATGTGTTGAACACGATTGCCCGCATAGCAAAGACTAATGCCTCTGTTCTCATTACAGGAGAAAGTGGAACCGGTAAAGAATTGATAGCCGAAGCCATTCATATCAACAGTCAGCGTGCCAAACACCCCTTTGTGAAAGTGAATCTTGGAGGTATCTCTCAAAGCCTGTTCGAAAGTGAAATGTTCGGGCATAAGAAAGGAGCTTTTACCGATGCTTCCGCAGACCGTATCGGACGTTTTGAAATGGCAAACAAAGGGACGATTTTTCTGGATGAAATAGGAGATCTCGATCTTTCATGCCAAGTGAAGTTACTGCGTGTATTGCAGGATCAGACCTTTGAAGTGCTCGGTGACAGCCGTCCGCGAAAGACGGATATCCGGGTAGTATCGGCCACCAATGCCGATTTGCGCAAGATGGTGGGCGAACGTACTTTTCGTGAAGACCTCTTTTATCGTATCAATCTGATAACAGTGAAATTACCTGCCCTGCGCGAACGTCGTGAAGATATTCCCTTGCTGGCACGTCACTTTGCCGACCGTCAGGCGGTAACCAACGGATTGCCTCGTACGGAATTCTCTGCCGATGCTATGCAATTCTTGAGCCGTTTGCCCTATCCGGGGAATATTCGTGAATTGAAGAACTTGGTGGAACGTACCATTTTGGTAAGTGGTAAACCGCTTCTCGATGCTTCCGACTTCGATGCGCAGTATATTCGCCACGATGGTGCAAGAGTAACTGAAGGCACGGCTCTGGCCGGTATGACTTTGGATGAAATAGAACGCCGGACCATTCTCCAGGCGTTGGAACGTTACAAAGGAAATTTGAGTCAGGTAGCTACAGCATTGGGTATCAGTCGTGCAGCACTCTACCGCCGTCTCGAAAAATATAATATAACAGTGTGA
- a CDS encoding TolC family protein, translating to MKKKSILFALVAVCLPLVLSAQKERKITLNEAIAMARAQSVDAAVALNELKTAYWEFRTFRADLLPEVNLTGTLPNYNKSYSSYQNSDGSYGFVRNNTLGLTGDLSIDQNIWLTGGKLSLTSSLDYIKQLGAGGDRHFMSVPVTLQLTQPIFGVNNIKWNRRIEPVRYAEAKAAFITATEEVTMRAITYYFNLLLAKENLGTAKQNQTNADHLYEVALAKRKMGQISENELLQLKLSALNAKAALTEAESDLNAKMFQLRAFLGVGEDEVLSPVLPEAVDGPKMEYNQVLNKALERNSFAQNIRRRQLEADYEVATARGNLRSVDLFASVGYTGENRNFPAVYRNLQDNQIVQVGVKIPILDWGKRRGKVRVAKSNRDVVLSKIRQEQINFNQDIFLLVEHFNNQAQQLDIAKEADAIAQQRYKTSIETFLIGKINTLDLNDAQNSKDDARQKHISELYYYWYYYYQIRSLTLWDFRTNTELEADFDEIIRQ from the coding sequence ATGAAAAAGAAAAGTATATTGTTTGCTCTTGTTGCCGTTTGCCTGCCGTTGGTATTGTCGGCACAGAAGGAAAGGAAAATAACCTTGAATGAAGCTATTGCTATGGCGCGTGCTCAATCTGTTGACGCTGCTGTTGCCTTGAATGAATTGAAAACGGCCTATTGGGAATTCCGTACCTTTCGTGCCGATCTTCTGCCAGAAGTCAATCTGACCGGAACCCTGCCTAATTATAACAAATCATATAGCTCCTATCAAAATTCGGACGGTTCTTATGGTTTCGTTCGTAATAACACATTGGGGCTTACCGGCGATCTTTCCATCGACCAAAATATCTGGCTTACCGGTGGCAAACTCTCGCTGACTTCCTCTCTCGACTATATCAAGCAATTGGGAGCCGGAGGAGACCGTCATTTTATGTCGGTTCCTGTTACATTGCAACTCACACAACCCATCTTTGGAGTCAATAATATAAAGTGGAACAGACGTATCGAACCGGTTCGTTATGCCGAAGCAAAAGCTGCTTTTATCACTGCTACCGAAGAAGTGACGATGCGTGCCATCACCTATTACTTTAATCTTTTGTTGGCAAAAGAAAATCTTGGCACGGCGAAACAGAATCAGACAAACGCCGACCACCTTTATGAAGTAGCCCTTGCCAAACGTAAAATGGGACAGATCTCCGAGAATGAACTCTTGCAGTTGAAACTTTCCGCCTTAAATGCAAAAGCAGCATTGACGGAAGCAGAGAGTGATCTCAATGCCAAGATGTTCCAGCTCCGTGCATTTTTGGGAGTAGGGGAGGATGAAGTTCTTAGTCCTGTTCTTCCCGAAGCTGTGGATGGTCCGAAGATGGAGTATAATCAGGTGTTAAATAAAGCATTGGAACGTAATTCATTCGCACAGAATATCCGTCGTCGCCAGTTGGAAGCCGATTATGAAGTAGCTACCGCACGCGGAAATTTGCGTAGTGTCGATTTGTTTGCAAGCGTAGGATATACGGGTGAGAACCGGAATTTTCCAGCTGTTTACAGGAATTTGCAGGATAATCAGATTGTTCAGGTAGGCGTTAAGATTCCGATTCTCGATTGGGGAAAACGTCGTGGGAAAGTACGGGTAGCCAAGAGTAATCGGGATGTAGTGCTTTCAAAGATTCGTCAGGAACAGATAAACTTCAATCAGGATATTTTCCTGTTGGTGGAGCATTTCAATAATCAGGCACAACAATTGGACATAGCCAAAGAAGCCGATGCGATAGCCCAGCAACGATATAAAACAAGTATTGAAACTTTCCTGATAGGTAAAATCAATACCTTGGATTTGAATGATGCGCAGAACTCTAAAGATGATGCGAGGCAGAAACATATTTCCGAACTTTATTATTATTGGTATTACTATTATCAGATTCGCAGTCTGACGCTATGGGATTTTCGTACCAATACCGAACTTGAAGCTGATTTTGATGAAATCATCCGGCAATAA